One Nonomuraea angiospora DNA segment encodes these proteins:
- the eccD gene encoding type VII secretion integral membrane protein EccD, with translation MSATGTDLCRVTVVTPRGFLDLGLPPDIPLGNLLPTLLRVAGEGLAEAGLAHGGWVLQRLGGPPFDVNATLSELAVHDGEMLHLRPRGHELPEVVFDDVADAVATGVLERTGRWQPATTRAYGLRAAATLLGAGAVALTATGPPWLPTALVAGAVALVLLLVAVALSRALGDARAGAVIGYAALPYGFVAGLTGPASAAVVQPDTLLSACGVVLMLATATGFAVAQGLPTFLGVAAAALSGLLASGLVMAFDLPAAGVAAVLAALAVGLTTAIPSLSFRLAGMPLPALPTTAEELRRESGDLDGALVIDKTVVADRFCTGLVAGVAVIVLAAQVLLAVAGTWAAFAMGAALSLSLLMRARVFEGRGQRAWLLTSALLGVALPAAAAVVRAAGGVVLYGIVPGLVVLALGVVGTALWLTSARPSPFWGRVGDIFDILLMIALIPLALAVMDLYETIRGLVS, from the coding sequence GTGAGCGCCACCGGAACCGACCTGTGCCGGGTCACCGTCGTGACCCCGCGCGGATTCCTGGACCTCGGCCTGCCGCCGGACATCCCGCTCGGCAACCTGCTGCCGACCCTGCTGCGCGTCGCCGGCGAAGGGCTCGCGGAGGCGGGCCTGGCCCACGGCGGCTGGGTGCTCCAGCGCCTGGGCGGCCCGCCGTTCGACGTGAACGCGACCCTGTCGGAGCTGGCCGTGCACGACGGCGAGATGCTGCACCTGCGGCCGCGCGGTCACGAGCTGCCGGAGGTCGTCTTCGACGACGTCGCCGACGCGGTGGCGACCGGCGTGCTGGAGCGCACCGGCCGCTGGCAGCCCGCCACGACCAGGGCCTACGGGCTGCGCGCCGCCGCCACCCTGCTCGGGGCGGGGGCCGTCGCGCTGACGGCGACCGGCCCGCCGTGGCTGCCCACGGCCCTCGTCGCGGGCGCCGTCGCGCTGGTCCTGCTGCTGGTGGCCGTGGCGCTGTCACGGGCGCTCGGCGACGCGCGGGCGGGCGCGGTGATCGGGTACGCGGCCCTGCCGTACGGGTTCGTCGCGGGTCTGACCGGACCGGCGTCGGCGGCCGTCGTCCAGCCGGACACCCTGCTGTCGGCCTGCGGCGTGGTGCTGATGCTGGCCACGGCGACGGGGTTCGCGGTGGCCCAGGGGCTGCCCACGTTCCTCGGCGTGGCCGCCGCCGCGCTGTCCGGGCTGCTGGCGTCCGGGCTGGTCATGGCCTTCGACCTGCCCGCGGCCGGGGTGGCGGCGGTGCTCGCGGCCCTCGCGGTGGGGCTGACCACGGCGATCCCCTCGCTGTCGTTCCGGCTGGCGGGCATGCCGCTGCCCGCGCTGCCGACGACGGCGGAGGAGCTGCGCCGCGAGAGCGGCGACCTGGACGGCGCGCTGGTGATCGACAAGACCGTGGTGGCCGACCGCTTCTGCACGGGGCTGGTCGCCGGCGTGGCGGTGATCGTGCTCGCCGCCCAGGTGCTGCTGGCGGTGGCGGGCACCTGGGCCGCGTTCGCGATGGGCGCCGCGCTGTCGCTGTCGCTGCTCATGCGGGCCCGCGTGTTCGAGGGCCGCGGCCAGCGGGCCTGGCTGCTGACCTCGGCCCTGCTGGGGGTGGCCCTGCCCGCCGCGGCCGCGGTGGTCAGGGCGGCCGGCGGGGTGGTGCTCTACGGGATCGTGCCCGGGCTGGTCGTGCTCGCCCTGGGCGTGGTGGGGACGGCGCTGTGGCTGACGTCCGCGCGGCCGTCCCCCTTCTGGGGCCGCGTGGGCGACATCTTCGACATCCTGTTGATGATCGCCCTGATCCCGCTGGCGCTGGCCGTGATGGACCTGTACGAGACCATCCGGGGCCTGGTGAGCTAG
- the eccB gene encoding type VII secretion protein EccB, with translation MHSQRDLYQAYRLTVQRIGLALLRAQPNQPEWPLRRQNIGFLAGIMVAVLLCVGFAVFGLLRPGGTKALEEPGTLIIERETGARFVYSQEQRRLIPVANYASARLVLAAQDVKERVVAREALTKYERGALIGIPEAPDSLPGPANLARGPWAACVQERAEPTGRKPYVTLVAGRDLGGAPLAEGNALLVDVGGQRWAIWRGTRMRVPTGIARGLTSAVPAAVPVAWLNALPEGPDLAAPDVRGRGRPVAGPGGRTAAVGQVFRAAGVAGGEDRWYVLLDDGLAPLTQAQATLLLSDPDSRAAYGGGAVREIAVDAASANAAPHSRTAVPADGLPAVMPRMTAYDPASPICVVYADTDTGSTRVRLTTGAKLPEPRGDATDLVRLPPGRAVLAGVLPGDGQLNAVQSYYLVTAEGRRYAVPGADVLAKLGYAPGQATPVPANVLQLIPEGPVLDPARAARPLLEGGRSQAAGQ, from the coding sequence TTGCACAGCCAGCGCGACCTTTATCAGGCCTACCGCCTCACCGTTCAGCGCATCGGCCTGGCGCTCCTGCGCGCCCAGCCGAACCAGCCCGAATGGCCGCTCCGCCGGCAGAACATCGGCTTCCTCGCCGGCATCATGGTCGCGGTCCTGCTCTGCGTCGGCTTCGCGGTCTTCGGCCTGCTGCGCCCGGGCGGCACGAAGGCGCTGGAGGAGCCCGGCACGCTGATCATCGAGCGCGAGACCGGCGCCAGGTTCGTCTACAGCCAGGAGCAGCGCAGGCTCATCCCCGTCGCCAACTACGCCTCCGCCCGCCTCGTGCTCGCCGCCCAGGACGTCAAGGAGCGCGTCGTCGCGCGGGAGGCGCTGACCAAGTACGAGCGCGGCGCCCTCATCGGCATCCCCGAGGCCCCCGACTCGCTGCCCGGCCCCGCGAACCTGGCCCGCGGCCCCTGGGCGGCCTGCGTCCAGGAGCGCGCGGAACCGACCGGGCGCAAGCCGTACGTGACGCTGGTCGCCGGGCGCGACCTCGGCGGCGCGCCGCTCGCGGAGGGGAACGCGCTGCTGGTCGACGTGGGCGGGCAGCGGTGGGCGATCTGGCGGGGCACCCGCATGCGCGTGCCCACAGGCATCGCCCGCGGGCTCACCTCGGCCGTCCCCGCCGCCGTGCCCGTGGCCTGGCTGAACGCGCTGCCCGAAGGGCCCGACCTGGCCGCGCCCGACGTCCGCGGTCGCGGCCGGCCGGTCGCGGGGCCCGGGGGTAGGACAGCGGCCGTGGGGCAGGTCTTCCGCGCGGCCGGCGTGGCCGGCGGCGAGGACCGCTGGTACGTGCTGCTGGACGACGGCCTGGCCCCCCTCACGCAGGCCCAGGCCACGCTGCTGCTGAGCGACCCCGACAGCAGGGCGGCCTACGGCGGCGGCGCGGTCAGGGAGATCGCCGTCGACGCGGCCTCCGCCAACGCCGCCCCCCACTCGCGGACCGCCGTCCCCGCCGACGGCCTGCCCGCGGTCATGCCGCGCATGACCGCCTACGACCCGGCCAGTCCCATCTGCGTCGTCTACGCCGACACGGACACCGGATCCACCCGCGTCCGGCTCACCACCGGCGCCAAACTGCCCGAGCCGCGCGGCGACGCCACCGACCTCGTACGCCTGCCGCCGGGCCGGGCGGTGCTGGCCGGCGTCCTGCCCGGCGACGGGCAGCTGAACGCGGTCCAGTCCTACTACCTGGTCACCGCCGAGGGCCGCCGCTACGCCGTGCCCGGCGCCGACGTGCTGGCCAAGCTCGGCTACGCCC